From the genome of Coffea eugenioides isolate CCC68of unplaced genomic scaffold, Ceug_1.0 ScVebR1_129;HRSCAF=551, whole genome shotgun sequence, one region includes:
- the LOC113755199 gene encoding uncharacterized protein LOC113755199: MGVEGGRNGRKEASKVLIPNPPKIDLPLFSGDNPREWLRKCDKYCWDYQIPEEQKVEVIEIYLEGRADRWFHRVKAERPEITWEMFEELVCKRFDNLAGKDVVEEFNKLHQTGKVEEYQEKFEELKVLMTVKDPHLSEAYFISSFISGLKDEVKTMIKMLRPTSLSEAFELAILQENALRLQSRTPKENMKVNSENRFGISRNAPQQLNHNSHYRISPVKSFKNTHFKGRPVSTTDLDSRRISAQEIQCTRNHGLCFKCGEKYGQGHQCKLGHLNFLINEEEEEHFEDAVGEQEENTGNPGQIMEMSLHTLSNALKRKTITLVGRLDGEEMLILVDTGSSDSYIGSEKVIAFDIPYQLVKPFFVIVGNGACVTSKAICPKVVWGINQHKFCYDLKVMDLSCWDIILGVDWMTQFSPITFDFHKLTISLQNQGEAVHLQGQAEDCDLDLIRGNDLRTFIEYKRQLFMNIRIGQGDMSTETVVPAGVQDILNEFADVFATLTELPPARAVDHEIPLKPDSQPFKMKPYRYPHS; this comes from the coding sequence ATGGGAGTTGAAGGGGGCAGGAATGGAAGGAAGGAGGCAAGCAAGGTCCTGATTCCAAATCCCCCCAAAATTGACTTACCACTATTCTCTGGAGACAATCCTAGAGAGTGGCTCAGAAAATGCGATAAGTATTGCTGGGACTACCAAATTCCTGAAGAACAGAAGGTTGAAGTGATTGAGATATATTTAGAAGGGAGGGCAGACAGGTGGTTCCACAGGGTGAAGGCGGAGAGACCTGAGATAACATGGGAGATGTTTGAAGAACTGGTGTGCAAGAGGTTTGATAATTTGGCAGGGAAAGATGTTGTGGAAGAATTCAATAAATTGCACCAGACAGGGAAGGTCGAAGAATATCAAGAAAAGTTTGAGGAGCTAAAGGTTCTGATGACAGTAAAGGATCCTCATCTGAGTGAGGCCTATTTCATATCAAGTTTCATTAGTGGACTAAAAGATGAAGTCAAAACTATGATTAAGATGTTAAGGCCTACATCCTTGTCGGAGGCCTTTGAATTGGCCATATTACAGGAGAATGCACTGAGACTCCAGAGCAGAACGCCTAAGGAGAATATGAAAGTAAACTCTGAAAATAGATTTGGAATTTCCAGAAATGCCCCTCAACAATTAAATCACAATTCACATTACAGAATATCTCCAGTAAAGTCATTTAAAAATACTCACTTCAAAGGGAGGCCTGTGTCAACCACTGATTTAGATTCCAGGAGAATCTCAGCACAAGAGATACAGTGTACGAGGAACCATGGCCTCTGTTTCAAATGTGGAGAAAAGTACGGCCAAGGTCACCAGTGTAAGCTTGGTCACTTAAACTTCTTGATCAATGAGGAAGAGGAGGAACACTTCGAAGATGCAGTGGGAGAACAAGAGGAGAACACAGGTAATCCTGGACAGATCATGGAGATGTCCTTGCACACCTTGTCTAATGCACTTAAGAGAAAAACAATCACACTGGTAGGGAGGTTGGATGGAGAGGAAATGCTGATACTAGTAGACACAGGCAGTTCTGACAGCTACATCGGTAGTGAGAAGGTAATTGCATTTGACATCCCCTATCAACTGGTTAAACCTTTTTTTGTGATCGTGGGGAATGGGGCTTGTGTAACTAGTAAAGCAATATGTCCTAAGGTAGTGTGGGGGATCAACCAACACAAGTTCTGCTATGACCTCAAGGTGATGGATTTAAGTTGCTGGGACATAATACTGGGAGTTGACTGGATGACTCAATTCAGTCCTATAACGTTTGATTTTCACAAGTTGACTATATCCTTGCAAAATCAAGGGGAGGCTGTACACTTGCAAGGACAAGCTGAAGATTGTGATTTAGACCTTATTAGAGGAAATGACCTGAGGACATTCATTGAGTATAAAAGGCAGTTATTCATGAACATAAGGATAGGGCAAGGTGACATGAGTACAGAAACTGTTGTTCCTGCAGGAGTTCAGGATATCCTTAATGAGTTTGCAGATGTGTTTGCAACCCTTACTGAGCTGCCCCCAGCAAGAGCAGTAGACCATGAGATTCCACTCAAGCCTGACTCTCAACCCTTCAAGATGAAGCCCTATAGATATCCTCACTCTTAG
- the LOC113755197 gene encoding protein FAR1-RELATED SEQUENCE 5-like, translating to MDCSKLAENGTPELGMEFNSEEDAYKFYNKYAFKMGFSVRKDYLNKDKDGVTTSRRYSCCKEGVKRKYEGDVMPKRTRAPTKTGCGAKMVIVLFRETMKYRVHDLVLEHNHELHIAQCAHMMPSQRKVSEAQGFQAEISEDAGLSLKQSHEVMGKETGGMGNVGYTREDLKRYLRTRRERSLKYGEAGSMLNYFQEQTLENPSFFHAVQLDCEEQITNIFWADTGMLIDYKFFGDVVTFDTTYKTNKEYRPLGVFVGFNQHRQIVIFGAALMYDETIDSFKWVFGTFLEAMCGKRPSTILTDQDHAMAAALSVVMPETFHGLCTFHIRRNFMKHLGNHYKENSDLPYMFGACMYEFEEVEQFNRVWEAMVKKHNLENNEWLSGLYRIRDKWARCMMKERWTAGMRSTQLSESLNAAIKNHLKLDHDLVQFFRHFNRVVDEKRHNELIAEYEMRQKLPMVGLRQTPMLVHASETYSPTVFVAFQNEYGESTAMVILRQQDAAMFVEFAVMRYDGGPERTVVFNRNDLSVRCSCKKYENEGILCGHALKVFDTVGIKIIPPEYIKRRWTKRARAGDCFDRRGQEVVADPKVMISTRYRELAPAMIKVATRAAMSEDTSKVAITVISDLSKRVELLLSESEEQPLQNQKNLNMEERDKIEIVNEMGEAVVARGIKKRGGGKKSRVMRSWVDKFDRVKRKSRLSRTTQTTVSESEPTSVSFEEYMFMGCRSSTDSVSMHSMSQTVNGPPNVVTPDIDESQTVHRLANQGPPASVPTEWMHPRFSIFSKHNSVRDVLMGRNNTQGLQLRVDVASPQNEVDE from the exons ATGGATTGCAGCAAATTGGCAGAAAATGGGACTCCTGAGTTAGGAATGGAGTTCAACAGTGAAGAGGATGCGTACAAGTTTTACAACAAGTATGCCTTTAAAATGGGTTTCAGTGTACGTAAAGACTATCTGAATAAAGACAAAGACGGCGTGACCACGTCTAGGAGATATAGTTGCTGCAAGGAAGGTGTGAAGCGCAAGTACGAAGGTGATGTGATGCCAAAGAGGACACGAGCGCCGACGAAAACAGGGTGTGGAGCTAAAATGGTTATCGTGTTGTTTAGAGAAACAATGAAGTACCGTGTGCATGATCTTGTTTTAGAGCATAACCATGAGTTGCACATTGCTCAATGTGCTCACATGATGCCATCACAAAGAAAAGTGAGCGAGGCTCAAGGATTCCAAGCTGAAATAAGCGAGGACGCTGGGCTTTCATTGAAACAGAGCCATGAGGTTATGGGAAAGGAGACAGGTGGGATGGGAAATGTGGGATATACTCGGGAAGACCTGAAACGATATCTTCGTACTCGACGGGAAAGGAGTTTGAAATATGGAGAAGCAGGTAGCATGCTGAATTATTTTCAAGAGCAAACACTAGAGAATCCATCGTTTTTTCATGCCGTACAGTTGGACTGTGAAGAGCAGATAACGAATATCTTTTGGGCTGATACAGGAATGTTAATTGACTACAAATTTTTTGGAGACGTAGTCACATTCGACACaacctacaaaacaaataaagaataccGGCCACTTGGAGTGTTTGTGGGTTTTAACCAACATAGGCAAATTGTGATATTCGGTGCTGCCCTTATGTATGATGAGACTATAGATTCTTTCAAGTGGGTGTTTGGTACATTTCTAGAAGCAATGTGCGGAAAGCGTCCAAGTACCATACTAACCGACCAAGATCATGCTATGGCAGCCGCTCTTTCAGTTGTTATGCCTGAAACATTTCACGGTCTATGTACGTTTCACATAAGGCGTAATTTTATGAAACATCTTGGCAATCACTACAAGGAAAATAGTGATCTTCCATACATGTTTGGTGCATGCATGTATGAGTTTGAAGAAGTGGAACAATTCAATAGGGTGTGGGAGGCGATGGTGAAGAAACACAatcttgaaaataatgaatggcTCTCCGGGTTGTATAGAATTCGTGATAAATGGGCAAGGTGCAtgatgaaagaaagatggaCCGCGGGAATGCGAAGCACCCAACTTAGCGAAAGCCTAAATGCAGCaattaaaaatcatttgaaactggATCATGACCTTGTGCAGTTCTTTAGACATTTCAATCGGGTGGTTGATGAAAAGAGACATAATGAACTGATCGCAGAATATGAAATGAGGCAAAAGCTCCCCATGGTAGGGTTAAGGCAAACACCTATGCTTGTGCATGCATCAGAGACGTATTCACCAACCGTATTTGTTGCATTCCAAAATGAATATGGCGAGTCAACAGCTATGGTTATATTGAGACAACAAGATGCAGCGATGTTTGTGGAGTTTGCGGTCATGAGATATGATGGAGGACCTGAAAGAACAGTAGTATTCAATCGGAATGATCTAAGTGTACGTTGTAGTTGCAAAAAATACGAGAATGAAGGCATTTTATGTGGGCACGCGTTGAAGGTGTTTGATACCGTGGGCATAAAAATAATTCCTCCTGAATACATTAAGAGGCGATGGACAAAAAGAGCTCGGGCTGGAGATTGTTTTGATCGGCGAGGACAGGAAGTTGTGGCTGATCCTAAAGTCATGATTTCAACTCGTTATCGGGAGCTCGCTCCAGCCATGATTAAGGTCGCAACTCGAGCAGCAATGTCGGAGGACACCAGCAAAGTAGCAATCACTGTCATATCCGATTTGTCAAAGAGAGTTGAGCTCCTCCTCTCAGAAAGCGAAGAGCAACCtttgcaaaatcaaaaaaatctgaATATGGAGGAAcgagataaaattgaaattgtaaATGAAATGGGGGAGGCAGTAGTCGCAAGAGGCATTAAAAAACGAGGCGGTGGGAAGAAAAGTAGAGTGATGCGAAGTTGGGTCGATAAATTTGACagagtaaaaagaaaatctagatTATCAAGAACTACACAGACTACg GTCTCAGAATCGGAGCCGACATCGGTTTCATTTGAGGAATACATGTTTATGGGATGCCGTTCATCTACTGACTCTGTTTCG ATGCATTCAATGAGTCAGACAGTGAATGGCCCTCCAAATGTTGTTACTCCCGATATCGATGAAAGTCAAACG GTCCACCGTTTGGCTAATCAGGGGCCTCCTGCAAGTGTCCCTACAGAATGGATGCATCCcagattttctattttttccaaGCATAACTCTGTCAGAGATGTCTTAATG GGAAGAAATAACACACAGGGATTGCAACTACGCGTTGACGTCGCCTCCCCCCAGAATGAGGTTGATGAATGA